From Staphylothermus hellenicus DSM 12710, a single genomic window includes:
- a CDS encoding 50S ribosomal protein L31e → MSEEGKITRSIHIIPLQRVYWGRRTNRADRAVRLIRKYVRRHFKEAEKIIIDPAVNEYVWSRSREKPPRRVIVEIRFDKEEKTAKVLLIRSSKIKIMPASGKQG, encoded by the coding sequence ATGAGCGAGGAAGGAAAGATAACTAGGTCAATACATATAATTCCTTTACAAAGAGTGTATTGGGGCAGAAGAACCAATAGAGCGGATAGGGCTGTTCGGCTGATAAGAAAATATGTTAGAAGGCACTTCAAAGAAGCTGAGAAAATAATAATTGATCCAGCCGTCAACGAATATGTGTGGAGTAGAAGCAGAGAGAAACCGCCTCGAAGAGTAATTGTTGAGATCAGGTTTGATAAGGAAGAAAAAACCGCTAAGGTCTTACTAATAAGATCTTCTAAGATCAAAATAATGCCTGCAAGCGGTAAGCAAGGCTAA
- a CDS encoding 50S ribosomal protein L39e: MARNKPLARKLRLAAAYKENKPVPIWVSVKTRLKVRRGFRLRHWRRTKLKV; encoded by the coding sequence ATGGCTAGAAATAAACCACTAGCTAGAAAGCTTAGATTAGCAGCAGCTTACAAGGAAAATAAGCCTGTACCCATATGGGTATCTGTTAAAACCAGGTTAAAGGTTAGAAGAGGTTTCAGACTTAGACATTGGCGTAGAACAAAACTTAAGGTATAA
- a CDS encoding DNA-binding protein, producing the protein MSESYDAELEEIKKRKLLELQRKMEEEKQRRIQIEAILRRILTPEARSRLANLRLVKPELANIVEQQLITLAQSGRVPVPITDDFLKKLLAQIYEQTHHETHIRILRK; encoded by the coding sequence GTGAGTGAATCCTACGATGCCGAGTTGGAGGAAATTAAAAAAAGAAAATTACTAGAATTGCAGAGGAAAATGGAAGAAGAGAAACAGAGAAGAATACAAATAGAAGCTATACTCAGAAGAATTCTCACACCTGAGGCTAGAAGCAGACTTGCTAATCTAAGACTTGTTAAACCAGAATTAGCAAATATTGTAGAACAACAACTCATAACACTTGCACAGTCAGGAAGAGTTCCTGTCCCAATCACAGATGATTTTCTCAAGAAACTCCTTGCACAAATATATGAGCAAACACATCATGAAACACATATACGTATCTTGAGGAAATAA
- a CDS encoding 30S ribosomal protein S19e → MVTALEVPADKLIERLAAYLKENVPEVKPLPWAYFVKTGTHKERPPQDPDWWYYRAASILRKLYKSGEPVGIETFRTIYGGRKNYGSAPEHFVKSGGSIIRKILQQLEQARLVRKIRSRGRVLTPQGRALLDRLAYEIMLDLVREKPELAKYLPPSVRSKIYFKK, encoded by the coding sequence ATGGTTACAGCGTTAGAAGTGCCAGCTGACAAATTAATCGAGAGACTAGCCGCATACCTAAAGGAAAATGTACCAGAAGTTAAACCACTTCCCTGGGCGTATTTTGTTAAAACAGGTACACATAAAGAGAGACCTCCCCAGGATCCAGATTGGTGGTATTATAGAGCAGCTAGTATTCTGAGAAAACTATATAAATCCGGCGAACCAGTCGGCATAGAAACTTTTAGAACAATTTATGGTGGAAGGAAAAATTATGGATCAGCCCCTGAACACTTCGTAAAAAGCGGTGGAAGCATCATTAGGAAGATTCTTCAACAACTAGAACAAGCCAGGCTTGTCAGAAAAATAAGGAGCAGAGGCCGTGTACTAACTCCTCAGGGACGAGCCCTACTCGATCGATTAGCGTATGAGATAATGCTTGACCTAGTAAGAGAAAAACCTGAGCTAGCAAAGTATTTGCCCCCGAGTGTTAGGTCTAAAATATACTTTAAAAAATAA
- a CDS encoding YhbY family RNA-binding protein: MSPLRLEKKIHDKDVWEEIKDRKAGKVDVQLGKKGLTPGFIREVKARLEKHGVVKIRMLKSYVRSTNSDRREIAKMITKLVGAKLIEVRGYTFIIAGNKDKYRSLKIVGEKEDSRDKKWLQR, from the coding sequence ATGTCTCCTCTGCGGCTGGAGAAGAAGATACATGATAAAGACGTCTGGGAAGAAATCAAGGATAGAAAAGCTGGAAAAGTAGATGTACAACTAGGTAAAAAAGGCTTAACACCGGGTTTTATAAGGGAAGTCAAGGCAAGGCTTGAAAAACACGGCGTGGTTAAAATAAGGATGCTAAAATCATATGTTAGGTCGACAAATTCTGATAGGAGAGAAATAGCTAAGATGATAACCAAGCTCGTAGGGGCAAAACTTATAGAAGTTCGAGGATATACCTTCATAATCGCTGGAAATAAAGATAAATATAGGAGTTTAAAGATTGTAGGAGAGAAAGAGGATAGTAGGGATAAGAAATGGTTACAGCGTTAG
- a CDS encoding ribonuclease P translates to MRRNVLKDLAIQRMRYLYKLALDRTRSGDYDLARRYIELIIKYAHKARVKPPKYIRRGYCRKCKIPLIPGLTARVRIQSEGKGSRVVVTCLLCGWRRRYMIKTSGKKSRIEKLEK, encoded by the coding sequence TTGAGAAGAAATGTTTTGAAAGATCTAGCTATTCAGAGAATGAGGTATTTGTATAAATTAGCGCTTGATAGGACTAGGAGTGGCGATTACGATTTAGCCCGCAGATATATAGAGTTGATCATTAAATATGCTCATAAAGCCAGAGTAAAACCCCCAAAATATATTAGGAGGGGATATTGTAGAAAATGTAAGATACCATTAATACCTGGCTTAACAGCTAGGGTTAGAATACAGAGTGAAGGTAAAGGTTCAAGGGTTGTGGTAACATGTCTCCTCTGCGGCTGGAGAAGAAGATACATGATAAAGACGTCTGGGAAGAAATCAAGGATAGAAAAGCTGGAAAAGTAG
- a CDS encoding 16S rRNA methyltransferase, whose amino-acid sequence MDMGEPISIILLESALELVPRELWKHPAVLKNARRRGKKPGKTLLDVSLHYHAMRKLKDREKRGRPDIVHISLLNALESPLNKEGYLRIYIHTYPGHIIFVKPETRIPRNYNRFVGLMEQLLIHGKVPPDSDDPLLYVKTMTISDLLEKINKNGIILLREQGEKEKPENIVKYAIENNYAIGIGGFPHGDYSEEIIDMSKAEFSIYNKPLTTWITVSRVIVGAENLFKII is encoded by the coding sequence ATGGACATGGGAGAACCAATAAGCATAATATTATTGGAGTCGGCTCTAGAACTAGTTCCTAGAGAGTTATGGAAACATCCAGCTGTCCTAAAGAATGCTAGGAGGAGAGGGAAAAAACCAGGGAAAACATTGCTTGACGTTTCACTTCACTATCATGCAATGAGGAAACTTAAAGATAGGGAGAAACGGGGGAGACCTGATATTGTTCATATATCCTTATTAAATGCTCTTGAAAGCCCATTAAACAAGGAAGGATATCTACGAATATATATACATACTTATCCTGGACACATAATATTTGTAAAACCAGAAACCAGGATTCCAAGAAACTATAACAGGTTCGTTGGCTTAATGGAACAACTACTAATACATGGCAAAGTACCTCCAGACAGCGATGATCCATTACTATATGTGAAAACTATGACAATAAGCGATCTTCTCGAAAAAATAAATAAAAACGGAATCATATTGTTGAGAGAACAAGGAGAAAAGGAAAAACCAGAAAACATTGTAAAATACGCTATTGAAAACAATTATGCGATCGGGATCGGGGGGTTTCCCCACGGAGATTATAGCGAAGAAATCATTGATATGAGTAAAGCTGAATTCTCAATATATAATAAACCCCTAACCACATGGATCACTGTATCTAGAGTAATAGTAGGGGCAGAAAATCTATTCAAAATTATATAA
- a CDS encoding anaerobic ribonucleoside triphosphate reductase has product MEKLLDVKKKDPIVEYAKWNSLDVNENANRYMGPTGFFSYLLEEYMMKTLLDLLPSPVLRAHIDGYIYVHKLPYSIYIPYCTGHSVSRLLEKGLKTPTIISRPARHFDTYVDHIANYLITLQHYFTGAQAFSSVEWYAGPFIRKDALDYRTIKQQIQRLIFNLNYPTRVGMQTPFTNFTVTLDAPKKMLTGDYAVYNGQKIEPLGEYYKEAKTFFLALIDILYHGDMYGQPFTFPIPTIMTTADMIWDEPEVFEAVFKTAAHRGSFYWLNTRVVDPDASYAMCCRINIDKNELLYAYGTEPKGLGLNFSLKKDLEQQKEETMKKIEQQRFGGLWALPDITGSVNVTTVNLPRIALEARGDDTKFWEVYSEVLEIVRISEEWFRRRYLDLMAKYAGIYSMIKEYLKEFPSSHFNTIGILGLPEAAAIYLQEPKLWMEGSRRDWLRAADIMKKMVEYAVSHARKWMKETGTPWNVEEVPGESAAAKLAIKDVKKYPEVLEYLSDPDNPIYSTSIAPYYGEIDLPERIEIESKVQKTFTGGVMMHIFLGEEPDPEALAKLTKRLMQTDLVYWSYTPAITHCNKCGRTFTGLYRRCPVCGSEDVEVWSRIIGYYRPLKNWNPFRRREFWTRKHYK; this is encoded by the coding sequence TTGGAGAAGTTATTAGATGTGAAGAAAAAGGATCCTATAGTTGAATATGCTAAATGGAACAGTCTCGATGTAAATGAGAATGCAAATAGATACATGGGTCCAACAGGCTTCTTTAGTTATTTGCTTGAAGAATACATGATGAAAACACTGCTTGATCTATTGCCATCGCCTGTTCTAAGAGCACATATTGATGGATACATATACGTTCATAAATTACCCTACAGCATATATATTCCATACTGTACAGGACACAGTGTATCACGCCTATTAGAGAAGGGCTTAAAAACACCAACAATTATATCCAGGCCTGCAAGACATTTTGATACATATGTTGATCACATAGCTAATTATCTAATAACACTACAGCATTACTTTACAGGAGCTCAAGCATTCTCAAGTGTTGAATGGTATGCTGGACCCTTCATAAGAAAGGACGCACTAGATTATAGAACTATAAAACAACAGATTCAAAGACTCATATTCAACCTAAACTATCCAACACGTGTCGGTATGCAAACACCATTCACAAACTTCACGGTAACACTGGATGCTCCAAAGAAAATGCTTACAGGAGACTACGCTGTATATAATGGGCAGAAAATTGAGCCACTAGGGGAATACTATAAAGAAGCAAAAACATTCTTCCTAGCCCTAATAGATATCCTATACCATGGAGACATGTATGGACAACCATTCACTTTCCCAATACCAACAATCATGACAACCGCCGATATGATCTGGGATGAACCAGAGGTTTTCGAAGCAGTATTTAAAACAGCAGCACATCGAGGAAGCTTTTACTGGCTAAACACTAGAGTTGTCGACCCCGATGCAAGCTATGCTATGTGTTGCCGTATAAATATAGATAAGAACGAGCTTCTCTACGCATACGGGACAGAACCTAAAGGACTAGGATTAAACTTTAGCTTGAAGAAGGATCTAGAACAACAAAAAGAGGAAACAATGAAGAAGATAGAACAACAAAGATTTGGTGGATTATGGGCGCTCCCAGACATTACAGGCTCCGTAAATGTTACAACAGTAAATCTGCCACGCATTGCTCTCGAAGCTAGAGGAGACGATACAAAATTCTGGGAAGTCTATAGTGAAGTACTAGAAATTGTTAGAATCAGTGAAGAATGGTTTAGAAGACGCTACCTAGATCTCATGGCTAAATATGCTGGAATATACTCTATGATAAAGGAGTACTTGAAAGAATTCCCATCATCTCATTTCAATACTATCGGTATTCTCGGATTACCAGAGGCAGCAGCGATCTATTTACAAGAACCTAAGCTTTGGATGGAAGGATCAAGGAGAGACTGGCTAAGAGCAGCGGATATTATGAAGAAAATGGTTGAGTACGCAGTCAGCCACGCTAGGAAATGGATGAAAGAAACAGGTACCCCGTGGAACGTTGAAGAAGTACCTGGTGAATCAGCAGCTGCTAAACTAGCTATTAAGGATGTAAAGAAGTATCCGGAGGTGCTAGAATATCTAAGCGATCCCGATAATCCAATCTATTCAACAAGTATAGCACCATACTATGGAGAAATCGACCTACCTGAGAGAATAGAAATTGAATCAAAAGTTCAGAAAACATTCACTGGAGGAGTAATGATGCACATATTCCTAGGCGAAGAACCTGATCCTGAAGCTCTCGCAAAATTAACTAAGAGACTAATGCAAACCGATCTAGTCTATTGGAGCTATACACCAGCAATAACACATTGCAACAAGTGCGGTAGAACATTTACAGGATTATATCGTAGATGCCCGGTTTGTGGAAGCGAAGACGTAGAGGTATGGAGTAGAATTATAGGATATTATCGTCCACTAAAGAACTGGAACCCCTTCCGTAGAAGAGAATTCTGGACACGTAAACATTATAAGTAA
- a CDS encoding anaerobic ribonucleoside-triphosphate reductase activating protein translates to MSITTEELSEIKQKNIYLIGSGWKPVSMIDVYNSVTFTLWLCGCNLKCPFCHNWMLAINHPSTCHYLDINKLIEELESARILIDYLHVTGGEPLTQHRELEKMLTIAKNNIGVNISINTNFTLHKPLKHLINTGIVDHLATDLKIPYDLLYGHSKEVADALWKLFLKSLTLVSEYSVPLELRIPIMKNIDIKVFRKHLAEALDKLDKHSNYYVIVQPLLGPPITNPRNPEWCKKYCDPDKHTLYIVKNELENMGVQKVIVRETLSFG, encoded by the coding sequence TTGTCTATAACAACTGAAGAGCTCTCGGAGATTAAACAGAAAAATATTTATTTAATTGGTAGCGGTTGGAAACCTGTCAGTATGATAGATGTATACAACTCCGTAACATTTACCCTGTGGTTGTGTGGTTGTAACTTGAAATGCCCCTTCTGCCATAACTGGATGCTAGCCATAAATCATCCAAGTACGTGTCATTACCTAGATATTAATAAGCTAATCGAAGAACTAGAGTCCGCTAGGATATTAATAGATTATCTCCATGTAACTGGGGGAGAACCGCTTACACAGCACCGCGAGTTAGAAAAGATGTTAACAATTGCAAAGAACAATATTGGAGTCAACATAAGTATAAACACGAATTTCACATTGCATAAACCATTAAAACACTTAATAAATACGGGTATAGTCGATCATTTAGCAACTGATCTAAAGATACCATATGATCTTCTCTATGGACACAGTAAAGAAGTAGCTGATGCTTTATGGAAACTATTCCTTAAATCATTAACACTTGTATCTGAGTATAGTGTCCCATTAGAACTTAGAATACCCATTATGAAAAACATCGATATCAAAGTATTCAGAAAACACTTAGCTGAAGCCCTAGATAAACTCGATAAACACAGCAACTATTATGTTATTGTTCAGCCATTACTAGGTCCACCTATAACTAATCCTAGAAACCCGGAATGGTGTAAAAAATACTGTGATCCGGACAAGCATACTCTTTACATAGTTAAAAATGAACTAGAAAATATGGGTGTACAAAAAGTTATTGTGCGTGAAACATTAAGTTTTGGGTGA
- the thyX gene encoding FAD-dependent thymidylate synthase has product MLEEAMEKHRILSKIKPSVKLFDYIWDAPRIIASAGKQTLSPKEFSEIYEKMNKDKTIKWITELVRRGHGSPLEHSIYIFEITCSRVASHQLVRHRIASYTQLSQRYNDKYLRNMIMLAATKLGYKNVEKNNIGKYIKILEETIDSNLSFWNLLEIIGEAFIIPPKIVELSNEEFLRQLLRSVKTYYSLINNGVSYEDARFILPQAVKTRVLVSMNARELLESFLPLRMCSHAQWEIRYIAWQLWRQLVKIHPEIFSYAGPRCVYMENRVRPQPCTLNEYVNGKCEFTITRCPELVPREGIRKCINYASRDLWNDIGDETIDTQ; this is encoded by the coding sequence ATGCTTGAAGAAGCCATGGAAAAACATAGGATTTTATCAAAGATTAAACCTAGTGTGAAATTATTTGATTATATATGGGATGCCCCTAGAATAATTGCTTCAGCAGGTAAACAAACATTATCTCCGAAAGAATTCAGCGAAATATATGAGAAAATGAATAAAGACAAGACAATAAAGTGGATCACCGAACTGGTAAGGAGAGGACATGGTTCACCGCTTGAGCATAGTATTTACATATTCGAAATAACATGTAGCCGTGTAGCTAGTCATCAACTCGTGAGACACCGAATAGCCAGCTATACACAGTTAAGCCAGAGATATAACGATAAATATTTGAGAAACATGATCATGCTTGCAGCAACTAAGCTTGGCTATAAAAATGTAGAAAAAAACAATATAGGTAAATACATAAAAATATTGGAGGAAACCATAGATTCAAATCTAAGCTTTTGGAACCTGTTAGAAATTATTGGTGAAGCCTTCATTATACCGCCGAAGATAGTGGAATTAAGCAATGAAGAATTTCTAAGACAGCTACTAAGAAGTGTTAAGACGTATTATTCATTAATAAATAATGGTGTATCTTATGAAGACGCACGTTTCATACTTCCCCAAGCGGTTAAGACACGAGTACTTGTATCTATGAATGCAAGAGAACTCTTAGAAAGCTTTCTGCCTCTGAGAATGTGTAGTCACGCACAATGGGAGATTAGATACATAGCTTGGCAGTTGTGGAGACAACTAGTAAAAATACATCCTGAAATATTCAGTTATGCCGGCCCCAGATGTGTATACATGGAAAACAGGGTTAGGCCGCAGCCATGCACACTAAACGAATATGTTAATGGGAAATGCGAATTCACTATAACTAGGTGCCCCGAACTAGTGCCTAGAGAAGGTATAAGAAAATGTATTAATTATGCATCTAGAGATTTATGGAATGATATAGGTGATGAAACAATTGATACTCAGTGA
- the dcd gene encoding dCTP deaminase codes for MILSDWDIRVYIEKKLLIINPLFPDTIRENGVDLRFGYQFCRFKKDQNIIIDTARDPVDKTLVCEETDEDKGIIINPLEHVLATTLEWIEMPNDLIGFVNLRSTFARYSLYIPPTIIDAGFKGNITIELIGGSIPVKVYPKQRFLHVIFARTSSPVYRPYSGKYQEQKGVTPPKPD; via the coding sequence TTGATACTCAGTGATTGGGATATACGTGTCTATATTGAAAAGAAACTATTAATAATTAACCCATTGTTTCCAGATACTATCCGTGAAAACGGTGTTGATCTAAGGTTTGGGTATCAGTTTTGTAGGTTTAAGAAAGATCAAAACATAATAATAGATACAGCTAGAGATCCTGTGGATAAAACATTAGTTTGCGAAGAAACAGATGAAGACAAGGGCATAATAATAAATCCTTTAGAACACGTATTAGCTACTACTCTTGAATGGATAGAAATGCCTAATGATCTAATTGGTTTCGTTAATTTAAGAAGCACCTTTGCTAGATACTCACTATATATACCCCCAACTATAATTGATGCAGGATTTAAAGGAAATATCACTATTGAATTGATAGGTGGAAGTATACCTGTAAAAGTATATCCAAAACAGAGATTTCTCCACGTAATTTTTGCTAGGACAAGTAGCCCAGTATATAGACCTTATAGTGGAAAATACCAAGAGCAAAAAGGCGTTACTCCTCCAAAACCCGACTAG
- a CDS encoding MFS transporter translates to MTNKLFDKILALSMLAWMSVAANLGNVGFIINGLINELQITDPGLKGLLGSSSLIGMLIGAFISGFFGDHIGRKKTAIIFALLHGVSGVIAVLVVDPLWFITWRILAGIGLGGLLPVLASLVSEYSLPSSRGKRVSLLESSWAFGWLIPITIAYLYLDSMGWLIYGLVTSIVALILSLSVLFLEESPRYLLLIGREDEARRLVEKYGIELPKHISTKTNLIAGARLLFSKDLGKTTIGLWIIWFTITMGYYGLFIWYPRLLSTRGAEIGFEALANYLKTKRLEYLLIITLAQIPGYYSAVFLVDRIGRKKLLGTYLVLTGLSAFMLAYARFIDQFLAAGMALSFFDLGAWAAVYTYTPEQYPTNIRVLGTGWASTIGRLGGILGPYIVPFLRDWQSIFMFFATIHFVGALGVLTGKELARKEMVE, encoded by the coding sequence ATGACAAACAAATTATTCGATAAAATACTGGCTTTATCTATGTTGGCTTGGATGAGTGTTGCAGCTAACCTGGGTAATGTAGGCTTCATAATTAATGGTTTAATAAACGAGTTACAAATTACTGATCCAGGATTGAAAGGTCTTCTCGGCTCTAGTAGTTTGATTGGAATGCTTATAGGAGCATTTATCAGCGGGTTCTTTGGGGATCATATAGGGAGAAAGAAGACTGCTATAATTTTCGCATTACTACATGGAGTATCCGGTGTTATAGCGGTCTTAGTGGTTGATCCATTATGGTTTATAACATGGCGTATTCTAGCAGGTATAGGATTAGGTGGATTATTACCTGTATTAGCTAGTCTTGTGTCAGAATATAGTTTACCTAGTAGTAGAGGTAAAAGAGTAAGCTTACTTGAGAGCAGCTGGGCTTTTGGATGGCTCATACCTATCACTATAGCATATCTATACCTAGACAGTATGGGATGGCTAATTTACGGATTAGTTACCAGCATAGTTGCATTAATTCTTTCACTTTCAGTTTTATTCCTAGAAGAAAGTCCACGATATCTTCTATTAATAGGGAGAGAAGATGAGGCTCGAAGATTAGTTGAAAAATACGGTATTGAACTACCGAAACATATTAGTACAAAAACAAACCTTATAGCTGGAGCTAGGTTATTGTTTAGTAAGGATCTTGGGAAAACCACTATAGGTTTATGGATTATATGGTTTACTATTACAATGGGATACTATGGATTGTTCATATGGTATCCAAGACTCTTATCGACTCGTGGAGCTGAGATCGGTTTTGAAGCATTAGCTAATTATTTGAAGACCAAAAGACTAGAATACTTATTGATCATAACACTTGCACAAATACCCGGGTACTATAGTGCTGTGTTTCTAGTTGATCGTATAGGCCGTAAAAAACTTCTTGGAACATATCTTGTATTAACAGGATTATCAGCATTTATGCTAGCATATGCTAGGTTCATAGACCAATTCTTAGCAGCAGGAATGGCATTGAGCTTCTTTGATCTAGGGGCTTGGGCAGCAGTATATACGTATACGCCTGAACAGTATCCAACCAATATTAGAGTATTAGGAACGGGTTGGGCATCAACTATTGGTAGATTAGGGGGAATACTGGGCCCGTATATAGTTCCCTTCCTGAGAGATTGGCAATCAATATTTATGTTCTTCGCAACAATCCATTTCGTTGGAGCACTGGGTGTTCTAACAGGCAAAGAGCTGGCTAGGAAAGAAATGGTTGAATAA
- the sfsA gene encoding DNA/RNA nuclease SfsA: MNIFNNLDHTLCRILRRINRFVVEVIINNRIEKAHINNTGRLEEFLVNGRIGYCLRIRGKKLKYRLFAIKDKNYAALIDTNLQEKSFIKLLSDNNVPWLKNCVLASRNIRLNSSIIDFLVKCDNQYIYTELKSAVLRYKQIYAAYPDCPTIRGRRQIRELIKHVEGGGRSLIVFIAALPHVKGFKPYKHGDPVIAELLREAEEKGVLIKAINIYYDPIKRSIVLANPDLPVLLN; the protein is encoded by the coding sequence ATGAATATTTTTAACAATTTAGATCATACTTTATGCCGTATATTGAGGCGAATTAACAGGTTTGTAGTTGAAGTCATTATTAATAATAGAATTGAGAAAGCACACATTAATAATACTGGTAGACTAGAAGAGTTCCTTGTAAATGGTCGGATAGGGTATTGTTTAAGAATAAGGGGTAAAAAGCTAAAGTATAGATTATTCGCAATAAAAGATAAAAACTATGCTGCATTAATAGATACTAATCTCCAAGAGAAAAGCTTTATCAAACTACTCAGCGACAATAATGTTCCATGGCTTAAAAACTGTGTATTAGCATCTAGAAACATTCGGTTGAATAGTTCTATAATAGATTTCCTCGTAAAATGTGATAATCAATACATATATACAGAGCTGAAAAGCGCTGTTCTCAGATATAAGCAAATATATGCTGCATATCCAGACTGCCCAACTATTAGGGGTAGAAGACAAATTAGAGAACTAATAAAACATGTTGAGGGGGGCGGTAGATCATTAATAGTTTTTATAGCTGCTTTACCTCATGTTAAAGGATTTAAACCGTATAAACATGGTGATCCAGTTATTGCCGAATTACTACGCGAGGCTGAAGAGAAAGGAGTATTGATTAAGGCTATAAACATATATTATGATCCAATTAAAAGAAGCATTGTTCTAGCAAACCCAGATCTTCCAGTATTACTAAACTAG